The proteins below come from a single Candida albicans SC5314 chromosome 7, complete sequence genomic window:
- a CDS encoding uncharacterized protein (Ortholog of C. dubliniensis CD36 : Cd36_72020 and Candida albicans WO-1 : CAWG_05570): MKPPQRKEYNIKNNNHNHNQSKSNTNGNGNGNGNGNGNANSNTTTIMNNNRKSSMKKYRSIATQTLPNLSTSSQLSNYNSQYNDISEYKYSNYSYYYNSLDELFLQFEYEDPELEYIDQFIKEKLNITNK, encoded by the coding sequence atgaaGCCACCtcaaagaaaagaatataatataaagaataacaatcataatcataatcaatcaaaatcaaacacCAACGGCAATGGCAATGGCAATGGCAATGGCAATGGCAATGCTAATTCcaatacaacaacaattatgaataataatcgaaaatcatcaatgaaaaaatatcgATCAATAGCTACACAAACATTAcctaatttatcaacatcatcacaATTGAGTAATTATAATTCACAATATAATGATATCAgtgaatataaatattcaaattattcatattattataattcattagatgaattatttttacaatttgaatatgaaGATCCTGAACTTGAAtatattgatcaatttattaaagaGAAATTGAACATTACGAATAAGTAA
- a CDS encoding uncharacterized protein (Predicted protein serine/threonine kinase and/or protein tyrosine kinase; Spider biofilm induced), whose product MGSFSFPKNITTANGFHQEQPNIQIAATTATSGSLVVPELTIEQFSEIKLPAVGIEYNKTSSKPIYEGANGIIFKGSDASHSKVVVLKRVKQKCDQPLHDYIQQVLREFNTMKICNHKNIISIFDLATISDTKELALILPYYPKGDLLNYLSRLRRFKIELSASLKDSIFKQILKGVNYLHGKGIVHRDLKPENFLIDSDGILKISDFGYSLNINNHPLCHEYFKSNPHELYCGTNSFKAPELFTIEHEIKSNRFDFDGYFKDDNTITCFDKSKYLDYWALGIIYFVIFLMKSPWTTANSLDSKNLAYINYCKHYPNSSLKLKEILIELNKKSPSSFTAISNNNNNNNGHNNNPALNLFKSLHYDSRESILGLLNPQPDKRLTPNQLLNTNWLSQVYADPKDLIKLLK is encoded by the coding sequence ATGGgttcattttctttcccCAAAAACATAACCACTGCAAATGGTTTCCACCAAGAACAACCAAACATACAGAtagcagcaacaacagcaacatcGGGCTCACTAGTAGTGCCAGAACTCACAATAGAACAATTTTCCGAAATAAAACTACCTGCCGTGGGAATCGAGTATAACAAAACATCATCGAAACCAATATATGAAGGTGCCAATGGTATTATATTCAAAGGTAGTGATGCATCACATTCAAAAGTTGTTGTATTGAAACGAGTCAAACAAAAATGTGACCAACCATTGCATGATTATATTCAGCAAGTGTTACGAGAATTCAATACTATGAAAATATGCAATCACAAAAACATTATTTCTATATTTGATCTTGCCACAATATCTGATACTAAAGAACTTGCATTAATTCTTCCTTATTATCCCAAAggtgatttattaaattatttatctCGATTACGAcgatttaaaattgaattatcgGCAAGTTTAAAAGATTCCatttttaaacaaattttaaaagGAGTGAATTATCTTCATGGTAAAGGAATTGTTCATCGTGATTTAAAACCAGagaattttttaattgattctGATGggatattaaaaatatctGATTTTGGTTATAGtttaaatattaataatcatCCTTTATGTCatgaatattttaaatcaaatccTCATGAATTATATTGTGGTACCAATAGTTTTAAAGCTCCAGAATTATTTACCATTGAACatgaaataaaatcaaatcgatttgattttgatggATATTTCAAAGATGATAATACCATTACGTGTTTTGATAAACTGAAATATTTGGATTATTGGGCATTGggaataatttattttgtcatttttttaatgAAAAGTCCTTGGACAACTGCAAATTCTTTAGATTCGAAAAATTTAGCttatattaattattgtaAACATTATCCTAATTCatcattgaaattaaaagaaatcttgattgaattgaacAAGAAATCTCCTTCACTGTTTACTGCTATTtctaacaataacaataacaataatggtcataataataatccagcattaaatttatttaaaagtTTACATTATGATTCTCGTGAATCAATATTAGGATTATTAAATCCTCAACCAGATAAAAGATTAACTCctaatcaattattgaatacTAATTGGTTATCACAAGTTTATGCTGATCCTAaagatttaataaaattattaaaatga
- the WHI3 gene encoding mRNA-binding protein (Putative RNA binding protein; induced during infection of murine kidney, compared to growth in vitro; has murine homolog), with protein sequence MAQFHSIVQSNGPPPTLSGSRISTQQHNIQQQPGMINTSFNGNQQVDSNMTTGLLKISNLPPDLTRREATLIFALVIEEMLSIEIKDYQIYAVFKNINTCITTGKLLDGKYIFGTDYPPIKVEYENSTLLGSPTNISSTQSAFNSLRLSGPPNTNISPPNLPHSQLQHQSSSNSIDNGNSSSTGSFDMLSKRQSIGNQRSRFVFSDPFAQDQSQHQSHQQQQQQQQQQQQHHHHHHQQQDPHAKQEIIGIQPAGSGPPSVGPAPIGLSDMSGKSILLMESQNDAREYENLVRDSWGPTPGNSGVSAVSANSSTSGVDWNGNSSASNGSNIIQQQQQQQQQQQPPPPQQIQPDRRRTSSSAFFNVAPALHTMTSNQNIPNTHLGPTAAGLRAILQQPENQPQSHDSQLQAHSQSQLQSQLQSKTQPQPPSQPQSQSQLHIQQSQAQQHHQQQQQQQQQQPNTQSQIAPQTSNTSSITNEFHAPPNISQQSITSNQNTTSTSTSTPTQQAITSPLDKGSTSSKDVPDLSLLARVPPPANPADQNPPCNTLYVGNLPPDATESELRTLFSPQKGFRRLSFRTKNQSSSNNGTGSGGGSGGGGGHSHGPMCFVEFEDVAHATRALAELYGRALPRPNGGNGKGGIRLSFSKNPLGVRGPGNSRRTSTNPAPNGLSQSQQQQSSQSQSQSQQQGSSGGGNYGYSNYHQK encoded by the coding sequence ACAtaatattcaacaacaacctgGCATGATTAATACATCTTTTAATGGTAATCAACAAGTTGATTCCAATATGACTACTGGTTTATTAAAGATTAGTAATTTACCACCCGATTTAACTAGGAGAGAAGCAACATTAATATTTGCCTTGgtaattgaagaaatgttaagcattgaaattaaagattaTCAGATATATGCTGTGTTCAAAAACATCAATACTTGCATTACTACTGGAAAACTACTCGATGGTAAGTACATATTTGGTACTGATTACCCTCCTATTAAAGTTGAATACGAAAATAGCACATTGTTGGGATCACCAACAAACATTTCTAGCACACAATCTGcatttaattcattaagGTTATCGGGACCACCAAATACCAACATTTCTCCACCTAATCTTCCTCATTCACAATTACAACATCAATCTTCAAGCAATTCAATTGACAATGGAAACTCAAGTCTGACAGGCTCTTTTGATATGCTTTCGAAACGGCAATCTATTGGGAACCAAAGATCTAGATTTGTTTTCAGTGATCCATTTGCACAAGATCAACTGCAGCATCAACTGCatcaacagcagcaacagcagcagcaacaacaacaacaacatcatcatcatcatcatcaacaacaagatcCACACgcaaaacaagaaattatcGGCATTCAACCAGCAGGGTCTGGTCCCCCATCTGTGGGTCCTGCACCTATTGGTCTTTCAGATATGAGTGGGAAgtcaattttattgatgGAATCTCAAAATGATGCGAGAGAATATGAAAATCTTGTTCGTGATTCATGGGGTCCAACACCAGGTAATTCTGGTGTTTCAGCTGTTTCAGCAAATTCCCTGACATCAGGTGTAGACTGGAATGGTAATAGCAGTGCAAGTAATGGATCAAATataatacaacaacaacagcagcagcagcagcagcagcaaccACCACCGCCACAACAGATACAACCTGATCGTCGAAGAACTTCATCATCAGCATTTTTTAATGTTGCACCTGCATTGCATACTATGACTTCGAATCAAAATATACCAAATACACATTTGGGTCCAACTGCTGCTGGATTAAGAGCAATTTTACAACAACCTGAAAACCAACCCCAACTGCATGATTCCCAACTTCAAGCTCATTCTCAACTGCAACTACAGTCTCAACTACAAAGTAAGACTCAACCTCAACCTCCACTGCAACCCCAATCTCAATCGCAACTTCATATTCAACAATCACAGGCACAACAgcatcatcaacaacaacaacaacaacaacaacaacaaccaaacaCACAATCTCAAATTGCACCCCAAACATCGAATACTAGTTCAATTACGAACGAGTTTCATGCCCCACCTAATATATCACAACAATCTATTACTTCTAATCAGAATACAACATCAACTTCCACATCAACTCCAACTCAACAAGCCATTACGAGCCCGCTTGATAAAGGGTCTACTTCATCAAAAGATGTTCctgatttatcattattggcAAGAGTCCCACCTCCAGCAAACCCTGCTGATCAGAATCCGCCATGTAATACTTTATATGTTGGTAATTTGCCACCCGATGCCACTGAATCTGAACTTCGAACTTTATTTTCTCCACAAAAAGGGTTTAGAAGACTTTCATTTAGAACCAAGAATcaatcttcttctaataatgGGACTGGCAGTGGcggtggtagtggtggcGGTGGTGGTCATAGTCATGGACCAATGtgttttgttgaatttgaagatgTTGCTCATGCAACAAGAGCGTTGGCAGAATTGTATGGTAGAGCATTACCAAGACCAAATGGTGGTAATGGGAAAGGTGGTATTCGATTATCATTTTCTAAGAATCCATTAGGAGTAAGAGGTCCAGGAAATTCTAGAAGAACATCTACTAACCCTGCACCTAATGGGTTATCACAatctcaacaacaacaactgctGCAACTGCAACTGCAACTGCAACAACAAGGaagtagtggtggtgggaATTATGGATACtcaaattatcatcagAAATGA